The Astyanax mexicanus isolate ESR-SI-001 chromosome 21, AstMex3_surface, whole genome shotgun sequence genome contains the following window.
CCCTGAGAACTTGAGCCATTATTAACTCACATATCTTTCTCTCAGTCAGTGAAAGTTGGCCGGGACTCTTACTGGCCTGTCTGGTGGTTTTACTTTCCATTTTGTTCTGGAGAAGGAGACCAAAGACTACGGACTTTCAGATCATTAAAGGTAATATtggctttttttttcatatttatgatTTGGTCGTAAACATTCTCAACTCAAACATAACATGGAAAGTTCTTTCAAAATGACATGGCCTTTCAAACATTCCCAAAaattatttattgtagaaactttaATTTATTCAAGTTTTATAGTATTTCAAAACCTTATTTGCtgcaaacattttgaaaaaaaaactgtttcattatgtttgttaCCATCTTTGGAATATCTAAAAAAATTCCATAGATCATTagtttaacctcttaagctccaagcctatttttacaattttccgcctgaaattacatacccacatttgaaggcttatcactccaatattaaataacttagagtcaattctatgaattaatattacttagaagcctttacacaattcatttaaagcattttaattattcaattgaacatataatggccaaaatatgataaaaaccaggaaaatttttagccgcttttcagattttctattttatttttttattttcagacacataaaatgaactatgtatatggaacaagggttttgacagctctaaattttactataatgtgtttacaatcatcatataaaattttaaactgctacctattactgttTAGgaattatagtgatttgaaccagtaatggtcttttctttctccaaaggactgaaaactttagaataataaaaactaccactcaTTAAactaactcattttgcagtaaactctgggtttttgtgtggtctactcctatacaaacagaaatccgcagtgtctttttaagagcggttgttctgcaGAGTGGAAAGTCTATTAGACTCAGtatctatggccaagcatctTCCTTTCTTTgcctttcagctggccgagctcgccacctgattggctgacagacctcatttgcataccgtcatgttcagtaggctccgccctgtctggctgtgggccagagtCGGcgcagcgtcgaataaaatgcttttaattaggAATTAAAGTTTAGATTCTGTCTGACATTATTCCTCGCGCAAGGGGGGGGGataatggtgtataacatgtccgcatttgATCAAACacagaaatatgaaaattatgatttaatattttcataaccaaggcatatttcgccctaaatgtttaatttctgaaaggagatacagctaaataggctagataactgacaagcagagattctaagctttaaaatggtatattgggtgtctatattgaacctataactattcataaacacagccagatattaaatatcatatttttcgggcgtgttaagaggttaacttaaTTTGCACTagaaattattcatttttttacttcttttttttcttcatgtggTATATTTAGAGAATGTAGCATATATCTTTTGGGTAATGTTTATAAAAAGTTTTACCTACTTGTAGGTTTCTTTCTTAACCCTCCATGGCATAGCATGGCATAGGCACTCGTAGCCTTTACTGACCAAAGCAATATCCACTAAAACACCTGTTAACACTCTATTAATTGTTTTATGACTACCATTTTAGTTTTGCTTCTTATTTCCAGATGCATACAAGACAACAACACCCATCACGGAGAATCAGCTCCATCCAGGTCATTCGAGCGTGGCTCCCAGTTTGGACCAAACAGATCCAAACCCAGTCCCAGTCTTTCCAGCTGATTCCCCGCATGGTTGCTCTGTAGCTGTGAGTGCTAGTAAAGGAAGCACAGTAAATTCTCCCGTGATCAATAGCAACAACTTTTATGGGGCATCAGTCTTCAACTTCAACACCACTTCATCTGCTGGATATGGTATGTATAATCTGTCAAATATTTTATGctaaaaaacttttattataagttgtttgaatcagttattaatataatatatcatataaactCAGTATTTTGCAGAGATGCGAAAATCTCagacaaaaaaatcttaaaaatgtatttgtatacattttccctgattctttttatttgttctgaTTGTTGTCACTGTTGCTTATTTCTCAGAATCCAGAGGAGCAGAACCATCAGAGCAACAATCAGGTACTACaaacattattaatttttttccctttgtgACCCAAATGACACCAAATAAGTAAATCATTTGAGCGTTACAAATAAACTTCTTCAAATGTGAAATTtgtcaatttcttttttttttttatagaataacgtttttaaatgtTATGGTTATTGTCACAACATCTTTTGTGTCAATGTTTCCATACttggttttgggaatgttactttaacGTTTCCATATTGTTCGTATTCTCATAGCTGGGAAAtgtatgtgagaaacattctaacaACACTGTGATGCAAACCAAtagttttaaaacattgctaaatgttcttttAATGTGTACACCAagtttatttttgctgtagattTTTTTCATAAGTAATGATCCCTTTTAAAAGTTTTATGACATGTCTACTGCTTTTCTATTTCATCCAACAGATGAATCAATCTTGAAGAAATTCTTGACGAGTCACAAAGCCAATATGAAGAAGAAAACTGAGTGTATTTTTGAGGGGAAGAAAGAcgccaaaaataaaacaaagctgaaGAGTGTTTACACACAGCTTTTCATCACAGAAGGGGAACTTAACGAAGTTAACAATGAACACGAGACTCTGAAGGTTCTGAAGGACAAAGCATTTAGGGGGCAGCAATCTTTGGAAAAGCCAATCAACTGCAATGAGATTTTTAGTAGAGTGGGGAACAATGAGGACCCCAATAAAACAGTGTTGACTAAAGGCATTGCTGGAATTGGGAAAACTGTGTCTGTTCAGAAGTTCCTCCTTGACTGGGCGGAGGAGGAGGCCAACAAGGATATCGACTGCATGTTCCTGCTTCCATTCCGAGAGCTGAACTTGCTTAAAGAAGAGGTTGAACAGTGCAGCTTCCATAAATTATTGGTAGAATTCCATCCAGGGCTGGGAGAACTGAAGGAAACCAAAATGCTTGAAGACCTTCAGCTCGCATTCATTTTCGATGGGCTTGACGAGAGTCAACTTTCGCTGTTCAAGGTTGACAGCATGGTAAAGACCTTAAAAAAGGAAGCATCCGTGGATTCACTGATTGCAAACCTCATCAAAAGGAACTTGCTTCCTAAATCCCGGATCTGGATAACCtcccgaccagcagcagccaaccAAATCCCTTCGCAATATGTTGATCTCTTCACAGAAATTCGAGGGTTCAGTGACAAACAGAAGGAAGAGTACTTCAGGAAGAAAATACCGAATGAAGATGAGGCCTCAAAAATCATCACTCATATCAAGAAATCTCAGAgtctctacatcatgtgccacattcccGTCTTCTGTTGGATTACTGCCACAGTCCTTCAGGAAATTCTGATCAAGAAACAGGAGCAGGATGTTCCCTCCACTCTAACTGAAATGTACACCCACTTTCTGCTTATACAGCTGAACATGAAGAACGAGAAGTACGATAAGGAGGTGGAGAGAGACTTCACGAAACTCATGGAATCAAACAAAGGAATGCTCTTAAAGCTGGCCAAGTTGGCATTTGAGCAGCTGAAAAAGGAAAAGATCATGTTTTACGAACGTGACCTGATGGACAGCGGGATCGACACCCGTGAAGACTCTGAATACTCTGGGTTGTGTGCCGAGATCTTCAAACAGGAATCTATAATTCATGAAAAGAAGGTTTACTGCTTTATACATTTGAGCCTTCAAGAGTTCCTTGCCGCTGTCTATGTGTTCTACTCATACCTGAACAAGAACATGGACGATTTGCAGTTTTTCATTGATATCGAGTTTCCAAAAAAACTTCAGTTGGATCACTTACTCAAGAAGGCATTCGACAAAGCCATTGATGATGAGAAAGGGCATTTAGATCTGTTTCTCCGTTTCCTGCTGGGCATGTCTCACGAGTCCAATCAAGAACGCCTATCATGCCTACTGCCGCATACAGAGAACACCAAGAAAAGCATCAGCAAAGTAATCCAGCACATCAAGCAATGGCAGAACAAGTCAGAAAATCAGAATTTGTCTCCAGAAAAAGCCATCAACAATTTATTCTGCTTGCTTGAACTGAAAGACAGCTCCCTGTACAACCAGATCATGAAGTATCTGAATACAGAGACGCTTCCAGACAGAAGCCTCTCCTTATCCAACTGCTCAGCTCTGGCCTACATTCTTGTGGTTTCTGAGCAGCTGCTGGATGAATTAAACCCCAAGAAGTACAACACATCAAACACAGCTTGCAGACGACTGATACCGGCAGTCAGATGCAGCAGAAAAGCCTTGTAAGTTGCAGCATTATATAAGTAACTAAACTGTACctgggtcattccaccaaatgggtgctaTTTCTGTTCCCAGGAAAATCTGAAatattctacaagtcacatctacaacaggaaatgacatcagcTGGTTATTCTAAAGACCATGGGAAGAATAAAATTTgtttccctcatttgtttttatatattggatcttattgtaactatgactgaggatgTAAATCTAAACACGTATTCTTGTTACCTTAATTTTAATTCTTACatgttatgtgtttatttttaaaatacaaattttggtaAAAtgtactagaatgtgctcagtgttacgctattagcatagccaccttTTAGCTATTTTgtgctaaaaactaatttctgttaGTTTCATTCCTGTAACTCACAACATAAAAAGTCATAAACATcaaatatttaaacatgcagtctatcatttctttaaaataaagactttcttgagagaaaatcaaaggaatcaGTGGACTTACTTTTAAACATgtgttttaaatgtcacatgagttttgtaaccatctccAACCTCCAACcaacctacaaaaaaaaaattaagtagttaaatacatgtgttattaaatatatatttttattaaataagttTAATTTCGAACAAGCAAATGGCATCTATTTGGAGAAATGGCCCAATTATAAAGATaaccatatatttttatttaaaaatgctatGCATAACCATGTTATGACTTTATGCTCACTCTTTTACAGGTTGGCTGGCTGTGAGCTCTCTATGAGTTGCTGTGAATGTATTTCTGCAGCACTGCAATCAGAGAACTCCCCCCTGAGAGAACTGGACCTGAGTGATAATTACACTCTCGAAGGAGCAGTAAAGTTGCTTTGcgatggactgaagagttcacactgtaaactgcagatactGAAGTTAGTGTtgtatttagtgttttatttgttaaattCAATCAACAAGTAAAGTAATTCAAATGTAAATGTCACATACCTTCACACTGACTTTATCATGTTTTCAGGTTAGCCAGATGTAACTTCTCCAAAAACAGCTGTGCAGAACTAGTTTCTGCTATCTACTCAATTGCGCCAtatctgaaagagctggacctcagtagcAATGGCCTACAGGATTCAGGACTGAATCAACTTCTAACCGGACTGGAGGATTCATACTGTAAACTTAAATCTCTAAAGTAAGTAtttataatactaaaaaaaagaagagagcactACCAATTTGACTTACCAAATTGAAGACTTCtgtaatataataaagaggaagatggatgatcagaagctatcaaaccaaactgaactgcttgaattttgcaccaggcataaagttatccgaaagcagtgtgtaagactgaaggAGGAGAACAtttcaagatgcacaaaaactgtgatggttaaaaaccagggttattttgccaaatattgatttcgaaactgtataaatatggacttgttttctttgcatttttgaggtctgaaaactctgcatgctttatgttatttcagccatttctcattttctgcaaataaatgttctaaatgacaatattttagttggaatttggaataaatgttgtctgtagtttataggataaaacaacaatgttcagtggtctcttattttattgcaGATTTGTATATATGCTAtcattgtgtgtttctgtgttcctTATCTAGGTTGGCCTGGTGCAACCTCTCACAGAAGAGCTGCAATTTCCTCTCCTCATTTCTCAAAGCTTCTTCAGAGTCACAACTAACAGAACTGGATTTGAGTAACAATGATTTACAGAGTTCAGGAatagagctgctctctgctggttTGGGGAATCCAAAGTGTAAACTGGAGATATTGAGGTAAGTGTTAAGTTCTGACTAGACTTGGTGTTTCTACATTTCTCTACATGTTGcgatatttatataataataatcttgaTAGCATATTATCTTGCCAATAATGCAGTTTAAATTACATTCCCCAGTCAGGTTCTGTCTTTTATAGGTGGAAATCATATATACTTTCTTTATCAGATGCATAATGAAATTATTGTTCATTAAATAAACGTTCATATCTCAGAATTAACTAATTTTGCATTTTTCCTGTAGCTTGTcgggt
Protein-coding sequences here:
- the LOC111197596 gene encoding NACHT, LRR and PYD domains-containing protein 12-like, which gives rise to MLAGFSESWPGLLLACLVVLLSILFWRRRPKTTDFQIIKDAYKTTTPITENQLHPGHSSVAPSLDQTDPNPVPVFPADSPHGCSVAVSASKGSTVNSPVINSNNFYGASVFNFNTTSSAGYESRGAEPSEQQSDESILKKFLTSHKANMKKKTECIFEGKKDAKNKTKLKSVYTQLFITEGELNEVNNEHETLKVLKDKAFRGQQSLEKPINCNEIFSRVGNNEDPNKTVLTKGIAGIGKTVSVQKFLLDWAEEEANKDIDCMFLLPFRELNLLKEEVEQCSFHKLLVEFHPGLGELKETKMLEDLQLAFIFDGLDESQLSLFKVDSMVKTLKKEASVDSLIANLIKRNLLPKSRIWITSRPAAANQIPSQYVDLFTEIRGFSDKQKEEYFRKKIPNEDEASKIITHIKKSQSLYIMCHIPVFCWITATVLQEILIKKQEQDVPSTLTEMYTHFLLIQLNMKNEKYDKEVERDFTKLMESNKGMLLKLAKLAFEQLKKEKIMFYERDLMDSGIDTREDSEYSGLCAEIFKQESIIHEKKVYCFIHLSLQEFLAAVYVFYSYLNKNMDDLQFFIDIEFPKKLQLDHLLKKAFDKAIDDEKGHLDLFLRFLLGMSHESNQERLSCLLPHTENTKKSISKVIQHIKQWQNKSENQNLSPEKAINNLFCLLELKDSSLYNQIMKYLNTETLPDRSLSLSNCSALAYILVVSEQLLDELNPKKYNTSNTACRRLIPAVRCSRKALLAGCELSMSCCECISAALQSENSPLRELDLSDNYTLEGAVKLLCDGLKSSHCKLQILKLARCNFSKNSCAELVSAIYSIAPYLKELDLSSNGLQDSGLNQLLTGLEDSYCKLKSLKLAWCNLSQKSCNFLSSFLKASSESQLTELDLSNNDLQSSGIELLSAGLGNPKCKLEILSLSGCMITEEGCSSLASALRSNPSHLKKLDLSYNHPGMSAGGLISAKNEDSRPFLLMMDPKGEQFIKAGMKKYACMLTLDPKTAHKSLKLSEDNRRVMSTEDIQDYLDHPERFEMFPQVMCKEGLSGRCYWEVKCERKPEIGVTYPEIERKEDGISVYDAQAQIGMNSVSWSLGTTQNRYHVRHSSEYTDIDTTVPNAGRVGVFLDLDFGLAGILSFYSIDSDNQTVTHLHTFHTTFKKPLFPCFYVDVGSVTLCQVD